One window from the genome of Pedobacter schmidteae encodes:
- a CDS encoding M15 family metallopeptidase: MKILFLFLMIGYGFAAKAQKPKSNPYGLKVIAYTDYLDSCKKSSNYQLLELKKHIPGIVLDIRYATTNNFMKRVMYQQARAFARKPVVVQLKKVQALLNKKGYGLKIFDAYRPYSITVAFYKEASDKNFVANPKKGSRHNRGCAVDLTLIDLKTGKAIEMPTAYDSFAPEAAVTYNKLPAHVIKNRTLLISTMQQFGFRVLENEWWHFDFIHWQQYDLMDIPFQRL, encoded by the coding sequence ATGAAAATATTGTTCTTGTTTTTAATGATTGGGTATGGTTTTGCCGCTAAGGCTCAAAAACCGAAATCCAATCCCTATGGACTGAAAGTGATTGCCTATACCGATTACCTGGACTCCTGCAAAAAGAGCAGCAACTATCAATTGCTTGAACTTAAAAAACATATTCCCGGCATTGTGCTGGATATCAGATATGCCACTACCAATAACTTCATGAAACGTGTGATGTACCAGCAGGCCCGTGCATTTGCCCGAAAACCTGTGGTTGTTCAGTTAAAAAAGGTACAGGCGCTATTGAACAAAAAAGGCTATGGCTTAAAGATTTTTGATGCTTATCGTCCTTATAGCATTACAGTAGCCTTTTATAAGGAAGCCAGTGATAAAAATTTTGTAGCCAACCCTAAAAAAGGTTCCAGGCACAACCGGGGCTGTGCGGTAGACCTGACTTTAATAGACCTGAAAACCGGCAAAGCAATTGAAATGCCTACCGCTTATGATAGTTTTGCCCCCGAGGCTGCTGTAACTTACAACAAGCTACCTGCACATGTCATCAAAAACCGCACCTTGCTAATCAGTACTATGCAGCAGTTTGGATTCAGGGTATTAGAAAATGAATGGTGGCATTTTGACTTCATCCACTGGCAACAGTACGACCTGATGGACATTCCTTTTCAGCGTCTTTAA
- a CDS encoding bifunctional UDP-3-O-[3-hydroxymyristoyl] N-acetylglucosamine deacetylase/3-hydroxyacyl-ACP dehydratase, which translates to MNVKQKTIKNEVSVQGVGLHTGANVTLTFCPAPDNHGFKFQRIDLPGSPMVDADCDNVTDTARGTTITQNGASVSTVEHVMASLVGMDLDNVLMKLDGPETPIMDGSAIQFLDALESAGVQIQEKDREYFQIPHNIVYTEPDRKVEIVAMPLDDYRFTCMIDYNSPVLGSQHAGISSIAEFKKEIASCRTFCFLHELEYQLQNNLIKGGDLNNAIVIVDKEVTKDELDHLAKIFKRKEIEVAPQGILNNMELRHQNEPARHKLLDMIGDLALVGVHLKGHIMAARPGHAANVAFAKKIKAAIKKEKNKKVQHVYDPSVKPLYDTVQIMDILPHRQPFLFVDKVLELSKTHVVGVKNVTMNEEFFRGHFPGAPVFPGVIQIEAMAQTGGILVLSTVPDPRNYLTLFLKIDNVRFRAQVLPGDTIVFRCDLMEPIRRGIAQMKGVGMVAGKVVVEAEMMAQIIKVKETETT; encoded by the coding sequence ATGAACGTTAAACAGAAGACCATAAAAAATGAAGTTTCGGTACAGGGCGTAGGCCTGCATACCGGAGCAAATGTTACACTCACATTTTGTCCGGCACCTGATAATCACGGTTTTAAATTTCAAAGAATCGATCTTCCAGGAAGCCCGATGGTGGATGCGGATTGTGATAATGTTACAGATACGGCAAGGGGGACTACCATTACGCAAAATGGAGCCAGTGTAAGTACTGTAGAACATGTTATGGCCTCTTTGGTGGGGATGGACCTTGATAATGTATTAATGAAGCTTGATGGGCCCGAAACGCCTATTATGGATGGTAGTGCCATTCAGTTTCTGGATGCGTTGGAGAGTGCTGGGGTACAGATACAAGAAAAGGACCGGGAGTATTTTCAAATCCCTCATAATATTGTTTATACCGAGCCGGACAGAAAGGTTGAAATAGTGGCTATGCCATTGGATGATTACAGGTTTACCTGTATGATCGACTATAATTCACCTGTATTGGGCAGCCAGCATGCCGGTATATCAAGCATTGCTGAATTTAAAAAGGAAATTGCTTCATGTCGTACTTTCTGCTTTTTACATGAGTTGGAATATCAATTGCAAAATAACCTGATTAAAGGTGGCGATTTGAACAATGCGATTGTGATTGTGGATAAGGAAGTTACCAAAGATGAGTTGGATCACCTGGCTAAGATATTTAAGCGTAAAGAAATAGAAGTTGCCCCGCAGGGAATTCTAAACAATATGGAACTGAGGCACCAGAATGAGCCGGCCCGACATAAGTTGCTGGATATGATTGGTGACCTTGCCCTTGTTGGTGTTCATTTAAAGGGTCATATTATGGCAGCACGGCCTGGTCATGCAGCCAATGTGGCTTTTGCAAAAAAAATCAAAGCAGCTATCAAAAAGGAAAAAAACAAAAAGGTACAGCATGTGTATGACCCAAGTGTTAAACCGTTGTACGACACTGTCCAGATTATGGACATATTACCACACAGACAGCCATTTTTGTTTGTAGATAAGGTTTTGGAATTGTCGAAGACCCATGTGGTTGGGGTAAAAAATGTAACCATGAACGAGGAATTCTTCAGAGGGCATTTTCCTGGCGCACCTGTTTTTCCTGGCGTGATCCAGATTGAAGCGATGGCACAGACAGGGGGAATTTTGGTTTTGAGCACGGTTCCTGACCCGAGAAATTACCTTACTCTGTTCTTAAAAATTGACAATGTCCGTTTCAGGGCACAGGTACTGCCTGGTGATACCATTGTTTTCAGGTGCGACTTAATGGAACCGATAAGAAGGGGAATTGCGCAGATGAAAGGTGTTGGAATGGTAGCCGGAAAAGTGGTGGTAGAAGCAGAAATGATGGCCCAAATCATAAAAGTAAAAGAAACGGAAACTACATGA
- a CDS encoding D-alanyl-D-alanine carboxypeptidase/D-alanyl-D-alanine-endopeptidase: MTEKRISRNLKSVFAQSPVLKQYYAGFALYDMATQKMLFEQHADQYFTPASNTKLFTFYAGLKMMPDSIPSLRYVERGDSLIFWGTGDPSFLQTKLKGTKAADFLRNSSKKLFYAPGRYTGAFYGSGWQWDDYNDYYQAEINELPLMDNLVDIKTKNRKLVVSPVAFEACFKMDSLAQKKNFSVNRSLEQNEFNYPDMPVPDGFSQQVPYKLSLPLTLSLLSDTLHKPVGLVHLKMPEGARTIYNMKTDSVMKEMLLPSDNFIAEQLLLVCANQFGEELNTAKAISYICKNYLNTLPDPPQWADGSGLSRYNLFTPRDMVKLLELIYQQVNNPQRLFSMLPAGGKSGTLRNAYPKTGQPFVFGKTGTLSGVHNQSGYLISKKGKTFIFSFMNNNFVVPTTEVRKEMVRIMTYIHEKY, translated from the coding sequence GTGACCGAAAAGCGGATCTCCAGAAATTTAAAATCGGTCTTTGCCCAGTCGCCTGTGCTGAAGCAGTATTATGCCGGATTTGCTTTATACGATATGGCTACGCAGAAAATGTTGTTTGAACAGCATGCCGATCAGTATTTTACGCCGGCATCCAATACCAAGCTGTTTACCTTTTATGCCGGATTGAAGATGATGCCCGATTCTATCCCGTCCCTGAGGTATGTGGAGCGGGGCGATTCGCTTATTTTTTGGGGTACCGGCGACCCATCCTTTCTGCAAACTAAGTTAAAAGGAACCAAGGCCGCTGATTTTTTAAGAAACAGCTCCAAAAAGCTGTTTTACGCCCCGGGCCGGTATACTGGTGCTTTTTATGGAAGCGGCTGGCAATGGGACGACTATAACGATTATTATCAGGCCGAAATTAATGAGCTTCCGCTGATGGACAACCTGGTGGACATTAAAACTAAAAACCGGAAACTGGTTGTTTCTCCTGTTGCGTTTGAAGCCTGTTTCAAGATGGATTCCCTTGCTCAGAAGAAAAACTTTTCCGTTAACCGTAGTCTGGAACAGAATGAATTTAATTATCCGGATATGCCTGTGCCCGATGGCTTTAGTCAGCAAGTGCCTTATAAATTGAGCCTGCCGCTTACTTTAAGTCTACTTTCGGACACGCTGCACAAGCCTGTGGGGTTGGTACATTTGAAAATGCCTGAGGGGGCCAGGACCATTTATAACATGAAAACGGATTCGGTGATGAAAGAGATGCTGCTGCCGAGCGATAATTTTATTGCCGAGCAGCTGTTGCTGGTTTGTGCCAACCAATTTGGCGAAGAGCTGAATACGGCAAAGGCCATTAGTTATATCTGTAAAAATTATTTAAATACACTGCCCGATCCTCCTCAATGGGCCGATGGATCGGGCCTTTCCAGATATAATTTGTTTACACCCAGAGATATGGTTAAACTTCTGGAATTGATTTATCAGCAGGTAAATAACCCTCAGCGTTTATTTAGTATGTTACCAGCAGGAGGTAAAAGCGGCACCTTGCGCAATGCTTATCCGAAAACGGGACAACCTTTTGTTTTTGGTAAAACAGGAACCCTTTCGGGCGTGCACAACCAAAGTGGCTATCTGATCAGCAAAAAGGGAAAAACCTTTATTTTCTCGTTCATGAACAACAATTTTGTAGTGCCCACAACAGAAGTACGAAAGGAAATGGTACGGATTATGACTTATATTCATGAAAAGTATTGA
- the tsaE gene encoding tRNA (adenosine(37)-N6)-threonylcarbamoyltransferase complex ATPase subunit type 1 TsaE, which translates to MESTTIEVKGLANLDDAAKKIVEVAQDERFFIFEGEMGAGKTTLIKALARAMGVTEVVSSPTFSIVNEYDANGRIIYHFDFYRIKNLQEAYDIGYEEYFYSGNTCFIEWPEKIESLLPQHYLKIAISVLNENDRLLSISKI; encoded by the coding sequence ATGGAAAGTACAACAATTGAAGTAAAAGGCCTGGCAAATCTGGACGATGCCGCTAAAAAAATCGTTGAAGTAGCGCAAGATGAGCGTTTCTTTATTTTTGAAGGAGAAATGGGCGCAGGCAAGACCACCCTGATCAAAGCCCTGGCCCGTGCAATGGGTGTAACGGAAGTCGTTTCCAGCCCTACATTCTCTATTGTAAACGAATATGATGCCAACGGTAGGATCATTTATCATTTTGATTTCTACCGGATTAAAAATCTGCAGGAAGCCTACGACATTGGTTACGAGGAGTACTTCTATTCGGGAAATACCTGTTTTATAGAATGGCCAGAAAAAATAGAATCACTATTACCTCAACACTATCTGAAAATAGCCATCAGCGTACTGAATGAAAATGACCGGCTATTGTCAATTTCAAAAATTTAA
- a CDS encoding alanine dehydrogenase, which yields MATGLREGMASIAQKGLIQPKEAMSEINQKNNSLYIGIPKEISFQENRIALTPLSVALLINNGHKVIIETGAGVGANFSDNDYSEQGATISFNKKEVFEADIIVKIAPPTLEEITLMHKGQTLISALQMGALKETYLKALLNKKINALCFENLRDEGNILSVVRSMSEIVGATSILIAAEYLSNVTGGKGLMLGGFTGVPPTEIVILGAGTVGEYAARTAISLGAEVKVFDSSLYRLRRLQNNLGTRVFTSVMQPIVLSKAITTCDVVIGAIRASHGRSPCVVMEETVAKMKPNSVVIDVSIDQGGCFETSEVTNHKDPVFRKHDVIHYCVPNIASRVPRTASYALTNIFTPILVDIGDMGGLMNVVWNKPGIREALYIYQGHLTSKDLAAMFNLPYKDIELLVAANQ from the coding sequence ATGGCTACAGGATTACGCGAAGGTATGGCCTCCATTGCCCAGAAAGGTTTAATACAACCAAAGGAGGCAATGTCAGAAATAAACCAGAAAAACAACAGCTTATACATAGGCATCCCTAAAGAGATTTCTTTCCAGGAAAACAGAATTGCTTTAACGCCACTTTCTGTCGCTCTGCTGATCAATAATGGTCACAAAGTAATCATTGAAACCGGGGCCGGTGTAGGTGCAAATTTTTCTGACAATGATTATAGTGAACAGGGCGCAACCATCTCCTTTAATAAAAAAGAGGTTTTTGAAGCAGATATCATTGTAAAAATTGCCCCGCCAACCCTCGAAGAAATAACCTTAATGCATAAAGGTCAGACCTTAATTTCGGCCCTCCAAATGGGTGCACTTAAAGAAACTTACCTGAAAGCCCTGCTGAATAAAAAGATCAATGCCCTTTGTTTTGAAAACCTGCGCGATGAAGGCAATATTCTTAGCGTTGTCAGATCTATGAGTGAAATTGTTGGAGCAACCTCTATTCTAATTGCAGCCGAATACCTGAGCAATGTAACCGGCGGAAAAGGACTGATGCTGGGTGGCTTCACGGGTGTTCCTCCTACCGAGATCGTCATACTTGGTGCCGGAACAGTAGGCGAATATGCGGCACGTACGGCCATTTCGTTAGGCGCCGAAGTAAAAGTATTCGACAGCTCTCTGTATCGCCTCAGGCGCTTGCAAAATAACCTGGGCACCCGGGTATTTACCTCGGTAATGCAACCTATAGTGCTTAGCAAAGCCATTACCACCTGCGATGTAGTTATTGGCGCCATTCGCGCTTCGCATGGCAGAAGCCCCTGTGTCGTGATGGAAGAAACTGTCGCCAAGATGAAACCAAACTCGGTGGTGATAGACGTCAGTATAGACCAGGGAGGATGCTTTGAGACCTCGGAGGTAACCAACCATAAAGACCCGGTATTCCGAAAACACGATGTCATCCACTATTGTGTACCCAATATTGCCTCCCGTGTACCAAGGACGGCATCTTACGCCTTAACCAATATTTTTACTCCCATTTTAGTCGACATCGGTGATATGGGTGGGCTAATGAACGTGGTATGGAACAAACCTGGCATCAGAGAAGCCCTTTACATTTATCAGGGCCACCTAACCAGTAAAGACCTTGCAGCCATGTTCAACCTTCCCTATAAAGACATTGAATTGCTGGTAGCAGCCAACCAATAA
- a CDS encoding bifunctional response regulator/alkaline phosphatase family protein, whose translation MQETKILWADDEINLLKPHILLLNEKGYHVTTFTNGNDALEAFEKEHFDLVFLDENMPGLSGLETLTAIKNIRNDVPVVLITKSEEENLMEDAIGSKIDDYLIKPVNPKQVLLTIKKIIDNKRLVSEKTSMAYQQDFRRLGMTLNDRLSYEEWVEVYKKLVFWELELEKLDDPQMHEILTMQKSEANMQFSKFIEDHYLGWVNGKGKAPLLSNELLKKKVFPLINNNTPVFFILIDNLRYDQWRIINPLITEYFRMDDEDTYSSILPTATQYARNAIFSGLMPLEMEKRFPGLWQNDDDEGGKNMHEGTFMADNIKRNLRKDCKFSYNKILTYDDGRALNEQINNLLQNEFNAIVYNFVDMLSHARTDMQMIRELANDDAAYRSLTLSWFEHSPLMDLLKKIAQKKVKLVITTDHGTIRVKHPSKVIGDRNTNTNLRYKQGRNLNFNAKEVFLIKNPHEAQLPKINISSNYIFAKEDRYFVYQNNYNQFVNYYNETFQHGGISLEEMIIPVATYSSR comes from the coding sequence ATGCAAGAGACTAAGATTTTATGGGCCGATGATGAGATTAACTTATTAAAACCACATATATTACTATTAAACGAAAAAGGATACCACGTAACCACCTTTACCAACGGCAACGATGCCCTTGAAGCCTTTGAAAAAGAGCATTTTGACCTGGTTTTCCTGGACGAAAACATGCCCGGGCTAAGTGGACTGGAAACCCTTACCGCCATAAAAAACATACGGAACGACGTTCCTGTGGTCCTCATCACCAAAAGTGAAGAAGAAAACCTGATGGAAGATGCTATCGGATCTAAAATAGACGATTACCTGATCAAACCGGTAAATCCGAAGCAGGTTTTACTGACCATTAAAAAGATCATCGACAACAAAAGACTGGTTAGTGAAAAGACATCCATGGCTTATCAGCAGGATTTCAGACGCCTGGGCATGACGCTAAACGACAGACTGAGCTACGAAGAATGGGTAGAAGTATATAAAAAACTGGTGTTTTGGGAGCTGGAACTGGAAAAGCTGGACGATCCGCAAATGCATGAAATCCTGACCATGCAAAAGTCGGAAGCCAATATGCAATTCTCTAAATTCATTGAAGATCACTACCTCGGTTGGGTAAACGGCAAAGGTAAAGCGCCCCTGCTCTCTAACGAATTGCTGAAAAAGAAGGTGTTTCCATTAATCAATAATAACACCCCTGTTTTCTTTATTCTGATTGACAACCTGCGTTACGATCAATGGCGCATCATCAATCCCCTGATTACGGAATATTTCAGAATGGACGATGAGGACACCTACTCGAGCATCCTGCCTACGGCAACACAATATGCCCGCAACGCCATATTCTCGGGATTAATGCCCCTGGAAATGGAAAAACGCTTTCCAGGGTTGTGGCAAAACGACGATGACGAGGGTGGAAAAAATATGCATGAAGGCACCTTTATGGCCGATAATATTAAACGCAACCTCCGAAAAGACTGCAAGTTCAGTTACAACAAAATATTAACCTACGATGATGGCCGCGCCCTTAATGAGCAAATCAACAACCTGTTGCAGAATGAATTCAACGCTATCGTCTACAACTTTGTAGATATGCTTTCTCATGCGCGTACGGATATGCAGATGATCCGTGAACTGGCCAATGACGATGCGGCCTACCGTTCGCTTACGCTTTCCTGGTTCGAACACTCTCCATTGATGGACCTGCTGAAAAAAATTGCTCAGAAAAAAGTGAAACTGGTGATCACCACCGATCATGGCACCATCAGGGTAAAACACCCAAGTAAAGTTATTGGCGACAGAAATACCAATACCAATCTGCGCTACAAACAGGGCAGAAACCTGAATTTCAACGCCAAAGAGGTCTTTTTAATTAAAAACCCGCACGAGGCCCAATTGCCAAAAATAAACATCAGTTCCAATTATATTTTTGCCAAGGAAGACCGCTATTTCGTTTATCAGAACAATTATAATCAGTTTGTAAACTATTACAATGAAACTTTTCAGCATGGCGGCATCTCACTCGAAGAGATGATTATCCCTGTTGCCACCTACAGTTCCAGGTAA
- a CDS encoding aminotransferase class I/II-fold pyridoxal phosphate-dependent enzyme: protein MKSIEMQLKQLQGPLSLRLNLDGQLYLYFSGTAYLGIPQNEDFRNWYVQGLKKYGLNNGTSRGNNIQQGIYDEAEAYAASYFGAPAALITSSGYMAAQLAVKSFSTYGRVLYAPQTHPALWQNGQPDVSFPDFAAWAKNTVSQINQSHQKHWVLISNSLNNLFPELYDFSFLQKLLPDKEIVLIVDDAHGIGILNGGRGILNLIQAPAQVRVVVVASMAKALGVDAGIILAGADIIAQLKQRNEFLGASPPAAAGLYAFMQAGNLYQEALGRLHENMAYFGSQLDRSNWLFVADYPVYFSRDEALYQHLLKNKVLISSFPYPDQDGPVLNRVVMSSMASRTSIDQLLEAINND, encoded by the coding sequence ATGAAAAGTATTGAAATGCAGTTAAAACAACTGCAGGGGCCATTGTCTTTGCGGCTGAACCTGGACGGGCAGCTGTACCTGTATTTCAGTGGCACGGCCTACCTGGGGATTCCCCAGAACGAGGATTTTAGGAACTGGTATGTGCAAGGGCTTAAAAAATATGGGCTGAACAATGGAACCAGCAGGGGCAATAATATTCAACAAGGTATTTATGATGAGGCAGAAGCTTATGCTGCAAGCTATTTTGGGGCTCCGGCAGCTTTAATCACCTCCAGCGGATACATGGCGGCCCAGCTGGCAGTTAAGTCGTTTTCTACTTACGGTAGGGTACTGTATGCGCCCCAAACACATCCCGCATTATGGCAAAACGGGCAACCTGATGTCTCTTTTCCAGATTTCGCGGCATGGGCCAAGAATACCGTTTCGCAAATCAATCAGAGTCATCAGAAACACTGGGTATTGATCAGTAACTCCTTAAATAACCTCTTCCCCGAATTGTACGATTTCTCTTTTTTACAGAAACTGCTTCCTGATAAGGAAATTGTGCTGATTGTGGATGATGCACATGGAATAGGGATATTGAACGGCGGAAGAGGGATTTTAAACCTGATCCAGGCCCCGGCGCAGGTACGGGTAGTGGTCGTGGCCTCTATGGCCAAGGCTCTGGGGGTGGATGCGGGTATTATTCTGGCCGGTGCAGATATTATTGCTCAACTCAAACAACGGAACGAGTTTTTGGGCGCGTCCCCACCGGCGGCGGCAGGCTTGTATGCATTTATGCAAGCGGGAAACCTATATCAGGAGGCCTTGGGAAGGCTTCATGAAAATATGGCTTATTTTGGAAGTCAGCTGGATAGGAGCAATTGGTTGTTTGTTGCAGATTATCCGGTTTATTTTAGCAGGGATGAAGCCTTGTACCAGCATTTGCTCAAAAATAAGGTGCTTATTTCTTCGTTCCCTTATCCCGATCAGGATGGCCCTGTCTTAAATAGGGTAGTGATGAGTAGTATGGCCAGCAGGACAAGTATAGACCAGTTGCTGGAGGCGATAAATAATGATTAA
- the lpxD gene encoding UDP-3-O-(3-hydroxymyristoyl)glucosamine N-acyltransferase gives MQFTAKQISEFIDGTIEGDENVGVTELSKIENGKTGSLCFLSNPKYESYLYQTNASVVIVGRDFAPSQPISSTLIKVADPYSAFSVLLDKYNEVVNQSNTQVGIEQPSFIHPTAKIGRNVFIGAFSYIAENVEIGDDCKVSAQVYIGADSLIGKNCSLFPGVKIYNRSVLGNNIVIHSNTVIGSDGFGFAPQPDGTYTKIAQIGNVVIEDDVEIGANTAVDRATMGSTFIRKGVKLDNLIQIAHNVDVGEHSVVAAQTGISGSSKVGEKSVIGGQVGIAGHLSLAKGTQIGAQAGINFNITEENRQWHGSPAQPLRNWMRASVIFKQLPSVEKRIANLEAKIKELNLIIEQNSTIPK, from the coding sequence ATGCAATTTACTGCCAAGCAGATAAGTGAGTTTATAGATGGTACCATTGAAGGCGATGAAAACGTTGGGGTGACTGAGCTTTCCAAGATAGAAAATGGTAAGACCGGGTCTTTATGCTTTCTATCTAATCCAAAATACGAGAGTTATTTATACCAGACCAATGCGTCTGTAGTTATCGTTGGGAGGGATTTTGCGCCTTCACAACCCATCAGTAGCACCCTTATTAAGGTGGCTGATCCTTATAGCGCCTTTTCGGTGTTACTGGATAAGTATAACGAGGTGGTAAACCAAAGCAATACGCAGGTTGGCATCGAGCAACCTAGTTTTATTCACCCTACAGCAAAAATTGGCAGAAATGTATTTATTGGTGCCTTTTCTTATATAGCCGAAAACGTAGAGATCGGAGACGATTGTAAGGTTTCTGCGCAGGTTTACATTGGCGCGGATAGCCTGATTGGAAAAAACTGCAGTCTTTTTCCGGGCGTAAAAATTTATAACCGTTCTGTTCTTGGCAATAATATTGTTATTCATTCTAATACCGTAATTGGAAGTGATGGATTTGGCTTTGCGCCACAACCGGATGGTACATATACCAAAATTGCGCAGATCGGGAATGTGGTGATAGAGGATGATGTGGAGATCGGTGCAAATACAGCTGTGGATAGGGCGACGATGGGCTCTACCTTTATCAGAAAAGGCGTTAAACTGGATAATTTAATTCAGATTGCGCATAATGTTGATGTGGGTGAGCATAGTGTAGTCGCGGCGCAGACGGGTATTTCGGGGAGTTCTAAAGTGGGCGAGAAATCGGTAATTGGTGGACAGGTAGGTATCGCAGGGCACCTTTCGTTGGCCAAAGGGACTCAGATTGGCGCCCAGGCGGGAATCAATTTTAATATAACGGAAGAGAATAGACAATGGCATGGCAGCCCGGCCCAACCTTTAAGAAACTGGATGCGTGCTTCAGTAATTTTTAAGCAGCTGCCGAGCGTTGAAAAAAGAATAGCAAACCTTGAAGCAAAAATAAAGGAGCTGAACCTGATCATCGAACAAAACAGTACAATACCAAAATAA
- a CDS encoding HD domain-containing protein: MNKKKIINDPVYGFISIPSEVVFDLISHPYFQRLRYIKQLGMTHLVYPGALHTRFHHALGAMHLMSLAIEVLRAKGHEITPEEEEAATIAILLHDIGHGPFSHALEHTLVNGIKHEDISMMMMEKLNVEFDGRLTLAIAIFKGDYAKSFLPQLVSSQLDLDRMDYLNRDSFFTGVSEGVISFDRIIKMFNVLDNQLVIEEKGIYSIEKFLIARRLMYWQVYLHKTVVAGEMVLVKILERAKHLASHGADLFATPALQHFLKNEVTEPEFFKTDLHLSHFSKLDDQDIFASVKVWIAHPDRILSQLCRMLTQRNLYKVEISNDAPEESRVQDLRDRTAAFLELNDTEVCYFVFTDVIRNRAYNAGSGNINILLKNNTIIDIAKASDLSNLASLDKTVKKHILCYPRII; encoded by the coding sequence TTGAACAAAAAGAAAATCATAAATGATCCGGTATATGGCTTCATTAGTATTCCTTCGGAAGTTGTATTTGACTTGATTTCGCACCCGTATTTTCAAAGGCTGAGGTACATTAAGCAGTTGGGAATGACACATCTGGTGTACCCGGGAGCTTTACATACCCGTTTTCATCATGCATTGGGGGCTATGCACCTGATGAGTCTGGCTATTGAGGTATTGAGGGCAAAGGGGCATGAAATAACGCCGGAGGAAGAGGAGGCTGCTACGATTGCGATTTTGTTGCATGACATTGGGCACGGGCCATTTTCTCATGCTTTAGAGCATACATTGGTCAACGGAATTAAACATGAGGACATTTCCATGATGATGATGGAAAAGCTGAATGTGGAGTTTGACGGTCGGTTGACATTAGCCATCGCGATTTTTAAAGGAGATTATGCCAAGAGTTTTCTTCCTCAGCTGGTATCGAGCCAGCTGGATCTGGATAGGATGGATTACCTGAATCGTGACAGTTTTTTTACAGGGGTAAGTGAGGGCGTGATCAGTTTTGACCGCATCATCAAAATGTTCAATGTACTGGACAATCAGCTGGTGATTGAAGAAAAGGGGATTTACTCGATTGAAAAATTTTTGATCGCACGGAGACTGATGTATTGGCAGGTTTACTTGCATAAGACAGTTGTTGCGGGTGAAATGGTATTGGTAAAAATACTGGAACGTGCCAAACACCTGGCTTCACATGGGGCCGATCTTTTTGCTACGCCGGCATTGCAGCATTTTCTTAAAAATGAGGTTACAGAACCTGAATTTTTTAAAACAGATTTGCATTTGTCGCATTTTTCGAAGTTGGATGATCAGGATATTTTTGCTTCTGTAAAAGTGTGGATCGCGCATCCTGATAGAATTTTGTCGCAACTTTGCCGGATGCTGACACAGCGAAACCTATACAAGGTAGAGATTAGTAATGATGCGCCGGAGGAAAGCAGAGTTCAGGATTTGAGGGACCGTACAGCAGCCTTTTTGGAACTTAATGACACTGAAGTGTGCTATTTTGTATTTACCGATGTGATCCGGAATAGGGCGTATAATGCCGGAAGCGGAAATATTAACATTTTACTGAAAAACAATACAATTATTGATATTGCAAAGGCATCTGATTTATCTAACTTAGCGTCTTTAGACAAAACGGTGAAAAAACACATACTTTGCTACCCAAGAATTATTTAG